The bacterium sequence TTACCAGGCAGCCCTCATTGCGTTCACCGAGGTTACCGATTCGTATCAGAAATCTTCATCATATCCGGTTGCGCTGTTTCAACGTGGATTCTGCGAGTTTTCGCTCGGAAGGTACGAAGATGCGAAAAGAACTTCCGAATCGTTTATCAAATCGTTTCCCAACCACAAACTTGCTCCCGAGGGAACGCTTATTCTGGCCGAATCACAATACCGTCTCGGCGATTTCGGGGGCTCGAAATCCTCCTATACGAATCTGTTGAGCCAGTACCCCGAGAATCCGAAAATGGCACAGGTTCTGTACGGTGTAGGATGGTCGTCGTTTAAAACCGGAGGTTACGACAATGCCATCGAGGTGTTTTCCCGCCTTGTCGACCGGTTCCCTAAATCGGAGCTTGCGCCCGATGCAGCATTCCGTATCGGTGACAGCTACTTTGCGAGCGGCAGGTTTTCACAGGCCGTGACCGCTTACCAGAAGGTGCTCGGCAGTTACCCGAATGCGTCCTTCGCCGCCCATGCCGCATACCAGATCGGACAGGCATATTTCCGCATGGAGGACTATACCCGCGCGATAACATCATACGATGCGGTGCTGTCGCGTTACCCAAAATCCGAGTTTGTGGATGATGCGAAAAACATGAAGGGAATGAGCCTCTTCAAACAGGAACGGTATGAAGACGCCATCGCGGTATTCAGAACGGTTGTTAAGCCATCCGAACTGGCCGACGAAGCCTTATACCGTATCGGCACCTGCTACTACAACATGGGCGACTTCGACCGCGCCAACGAGACGTACCGGAGGGTCATGGATGAATTTCCGAATTCTGCAATGGTGAGCGAGGCGATTACCGGAATGATGGATTCCTACATGTCGAGAGGTCAGGTCGACAAGGCGATAATGCTTGTTGATGATTACCTTTCATCCCAGCCGAAGGGAAAACTGGCCGATGCCATGCTCATGAAAAAGGGAGACCTCAATTATACGCTGAAAAAATACGATGATGCGGTTGCGGCATACCGGAGGCT is a genomic window containing:
- a CDS encoding tetratricopeptide repeat protein, which gives rise to YQAALIAFTEVTDSYQKSSSYPVALFQRGFCEFSLGRYEDAKRTSESFIKSFPNHKLAPEGTLILAESQYRLGDFGGSKSSYTNLLSQYPENPKMAQVLYGVGWSSFKTGGYDNAIEVFSRLVDRFPKSELAPDAAFRIGDSYFASGRFSQAVTAYQKVLGSYPNASFAAHAAYQIGQAYFRMEDYTRAITSYDAVLSRYPKSEFVDDAKNMKGMSLFKQERYEDAIAVFRTVVKPSELADEALYRIGTCYYNMGDFDRANETYRRVMDEFPNSAMVSEAITGMMDSYMSRGQVDKAIMLVDDYLSSQPKGKLADAMLMKKGDLNYTLKKYDDAVAAYRRLVNDYPKSDRVPYALYWIGLTNMEKGDSAAATAAFEELRSKFPAHDYGTLAGIKLGDLKLDAGQYEDAIRYFDQVAAARPDEAVGYEAVYKKGLALLKSGNSADAEKTFSDLITRRPDDIMAQKARLELAEDAIKQGKGDEAVSLAEYVIEHVVDDNAARAQYIIGKRFFADGNYQRAYDELMRGTILYKTYDEWVTRSKILIAQCLAALDKKDEALRMLDDILEAHPRDEFGREAKEIRAQVAK